GTTGCGGTTCGACGATTTGTTGAGTGGTTATGGTGGTGGTTTTGGCAGCGTTATCCATAAAGGGTGGGGAAGTTGATAAGTGGCAGATCAATTCCAGCGAGGGGGAGGAGGAAATCAGGCGAGGGGCAGGCAAGTGAGAGGCAGCGTCGAATGACAGGAGGATGGGTTCCAGGAGAAGCCTTGCTGTTACGCGTTGTGGTGGGTCGGATGGACTTTAAATTGTCGAGGATGTTGCCACTGGATCGAGGAGTGGACACGAACTAGATGCTATTGTCTTGGAGCGTATCTAGGGCAAATTGAGGGTGAAAAGATGCTGGTGGATCTTGCCAGAGTTAGGGTCTCTCATCATTCATTTATCATGGGAGACGTGTGGTATTAAGAGAGCTCTATACGTATCAATGtgaattctattattaaatatttataaaattcagatctaaataaaataataaacttacATATTCAAATAGGATatctttgttaattttaaaaatttaaaggatatTTATGTGAAGCACTTTTCACAGTTTTTTAAgtgttttgatagttaatttgGAGTTGAGACATAAAATTCTTTTTGAAGAACTtagactatatatatatatatatatatatatatatatatatatatatatataaatattccaTAAATGAAGTAGGATTGAAAATTATCTTCaaaaaccaattttaaaatgagGCTATTGCAAAGGGACCAAAGCAAACAATATCCAAATCAGGTTGCCTTTTTTTTCTCGACGGGTAAGCATATTACATTGTCCacgaataattaaaaaatttgattatcaatcataatataaaattttaaaatatataacaaattgTATCATAATGAAAAGACAAAGGTAAATTCTGCAGTGGTAAtccaattttcataaattttcattttaggcactaaaatagaaattttgcAATATAGGCACAGTCGTtacattttttatcattttagtcattgtcgttatatacatttatcattttaatcatcCGTTGTTAATTTGTCATTATATAAACTCATTTTCGTCACCCAACTttagtaaattttcattttaatcactcaatttttattataaaaactaaatttttacaGGTAATTGAGTTATTCGGTTACTAAGATAAAAGTCACAATTTTCACTTGTAACTCATTATCATGTAAAAAATTCAGGCCTTTCCTGTTAAAACCCTAGTAATTTCCCATAAAGTCCCATGTTTTCTCTCgaaaaagctaaaattagaaaagaaaaaaatgaaggaaattaaaaagataaaatgaattTTCCTATAAAACCCAAATAATTTCCTATAAATCCCAGGTTTCTCTCTTatagaaataaaactaaaattaagtgaaaaaataaaaggaaatgaaaagataaattgatttttcttgtaaaaactcaagttttccTATAAAACCCACTTAATTTCCTATAAAACCTCAAGTTTTGCTTctcttttactaaaaaattgaaattaatactaaaatgaaaatatataaaatcatttttctaaACCAATTTTCCCTATAGAAACTAGGTTTTTCCTTTgctaaaaaactaaaattaattcttaaaatataaaggaaattaaaagataaaatgagtgaacaaaataaaaatttgttaaacttgggtgactaaaatgagtGTATGTAATGTCAAATTAACGGtgggtgactaaaataataaaagaatgtaacgacagtgactaaaatgataaaagtatgTAACGGAAGTGCCCatattgcaaatttttttattttcagtgtCCAAAATGAAAAGTTATGATAGTTGGGTGatcaattgtatattttactggaagacaaaataaaaaaataaaaaaagcttaAACTATTATTCGCTAAACTATgtgtaagttttcattttgatcacttaactaataaaagttacaatttggtcactgaactatttgaaagttccATCAGCGAACTCCAAGCGGCGATTTGATAATCGGTACGGTGGATTAGTACCCATCGACGAGCAAGACATGCCTTAGATCTAAGTCGATTTGAAGATCAATGTTGGAGATCGGAGAAAAAAgtagtttaaattttagttcaCAAATTCGTGACGTCTAAAGTTGTTTtacgaaaaaaaaaacttaaattataaaagaggagaaaagaaagagctttcaattgataaaaataatacgaagagaaaaaaactatataacatcaattttaatctaataacttaaataactaaattgaaatgGAGTGCAAATGTAGTGTGAAATGAGGACGGCTGAATCGAAAATATGCTCAACAATTACAGTACAAAACTTGTGATTTTAGTCCTTACATGGTTTGGTCAACAAAGGAATCTCTCATAACAAATATCGACGAATCTCTGTcaattattaatcttttattatcaaattcccaaaagaatatataagtttaagaatttatatttaatatactcaaactaatttattgtttttacaGGGTGTTAGTGTGTGATTTATTATCATATACAAATTTATACAcccaaaatataataattgtaaacctaaaatttaaatataaaaataaaaatgggtgtTGGTGAGGTTATTAGTGGAATCACAATcattttcagaaaataatcttttgtttgattttcaaataataattttaattattttatttaaagattatatatagctatgaaaaataaaaaatattagttatttttaaaataataatattttaataattttataactgaATTAGTACCAAATTGACTCATAATACTAACTTAATAGTAGGATCAActttgattttccttttgataAATAAGTTTAACTTTGATTTAGACTCTTAGCCAGGGGCTGCCGATGGgcaaatttttctaaaaattaataaaaattaaaattgaatctatttaaatattaatttaatttaattttttaaatataaaattttaattttatcccaAAATTTATAATCTTATCTCAAGGCTctccaaacaaaattttaatttcacctTGTTAGCcaattaagcataaaatattaatattaattatacgtagtaataaaaaaaatggttgtgGGCGAATAAAATTGCTTGCCCACCTTTCTCCCCAACTCTTCAAAACCATTAATCTTAGTTGACAAAATACTTAGTTTTGTTAATTTATCTCTAATAACATTATGGCATCTCCTAGGCATCTcagaatattatatatgtagtaaaaatttttaggaaaaaaaacaaaaataaagtataaataaatgTAGTATTCAGGTCAGGTgtcttaatattatattttgtgaTAATATGTTGGGGTGTTCCATTACTATGTCCATTAAAGAAAACCAGAACTCAAGAACTTGGCCTGCAAAAAACGATGGATTTGTCACCaagttttcttctttgctttatCGTATTTGCATCATCAGCCTTATTTCTATTCATCCAAAGAAGAAACAACTCCGTTACAGGCAAGCTCCCTCCAGGACCACCAGGATGGCCCATTTTTGGCAACATGTTTGACCTAGGCACCATGCCACACCGGACGCTGACCCGCCTTCGAGACAAGTATGGTCAAGTCATATGGCTCAGGTTGGGAGCCGTTAATACCATGGTAATCCTATCAACGAAAGCAGCCACCGAGTTCTTCAAGAACTATGATCTCACCTTTGCTGAGCGCCACATCACGGAAATCATGCGTGCCCACGGTTACCACAAGAGCTCAGTGGCTTTAGCACCATACGGTTCATACTGGCGCGTGCTGAGGCGGTTGGTCACGGTGGATATGCTGGTCAACAAGCGGATAAACGAAACGGCTTGCGTACGAAGAAAATGCCTTGACGATATGCTTGGGTGGATCGAAGACGAGGCGAGCAAGATTCGAGGAGAGTCGAATAGGAATGGAATCCATGTGGCTCGTTTTATGTTCTTGTTGAGTTTAAATTTGCTTGGAAACCTTATGCTGTCGCAAGATTTGTTCGATCCAAATTCTAAGGAAGGCTCTGAATTCTTCCTTGTTATTCTGAGGCTAATGTCATTGTCTGGAACAGGAAATATAGCAGATTATTTCCCATGGTTGAAATGGCTTGACCCTCAAGGATTGAAACGGAAGATGAACAAGGATCTGGGTAAGGCCATTGAAATCGCCTCAAAGTTTGTAAAGCAAAGAATGGAAGATAAGAAGTTGAGTGAAAATAATAAGAGGGATTTCTTGGATCTGTTGCTTGAGTTTGAAGGAAATGGCAAAGATGAACCATCTAAATTATCTGACCAAAACCTCAATGTCTTTATCCTGGTACTTCCCTTACttattgaaactatatgtcATATACTGATTTTTTTCTGACACGTTGCTGCATGTTTCGGAGCAGGAGTTATTTATGGCAGGTTCAGAAACAACAAGCAGCACCGTAGAATGGGCATTGACTGAGTTGCTTTGCAATCTAGAAAGCATGGTTAAGGTCAAAGCAGAGCTTAGTCGTGTTGTTGGACCAAACAAAAGGGTAGAAGAGAGTGATATTCAGAACCTTCATTACTTGAACGCAGTGATCAAAGAGACATTCCGATTGCACCCTCCAATCCCATTCCTTGTCCCAAGAAGGGCAATGCGAGACACTGAATTCATGGGATATCATATACCCCAAAACACACAAGTTTTTGTAAATGCTTGGGCAATTGGAAGGGATCCTGAAGTGTGGGATGACCCTTTGTCGTTCAAGCCAGAGAGGTTTATTGGGTCGAAAATAGATTACAAGGGCCAGAACTTTGAGCTGATTCCTTTCGGAGCTGGAAGAAGGATGTGCGCAGGTGTGGCACTGGGTGAGAGAGTTCTTCACCTTGTTTTAGGCTCATTGCTTCACCACTTTGATTGGGAACTTGGAGGCAACGTGACCAAAGAGACAATTGACATGAGAGACATTTTAGGTGTGACAATGAGAAAACTAGAACCACTGCTGGCAGTTCCTAAAATGTGCTTGAAATCTGCAGGTTAAAGTAAAGTGGGATATTATTACTAGATTTAGATGGTCGATTTGAAACCTTTTGCAAgttcattatttatattaagcATCTGATGCATACTTTGTATTTCactgttcttttatttttagcaaaactGTCAGATGAGGTTGTTGAAATGGTAAAGTAAATTTTCACTCAGGATCAGCATTTCTTGAATGGAACAATGTCTATAAAGCTTCACTATTATTTGGATACGGTGATTGCAACagagatattattttattttatgttgcaTGAACATTCAATTTCTTATGAATTATTCGATAAGTTTGTATTCAACTAGCATTGCCACACCATAAACTTATTGAATCTAGTCTTGAAAGTGGTTGCATGCTTTCTCCCCCTGCATCCCGtcattattttatgtttggtaTCAAAGCATTCAAAGTCATAGAATTAATGTATTGAACTAACAACAGTAAAAAGGGTAGAACAACTTATTCAGCATGTAATCGCTTGAGTGATGCCAAGACCCTGATAAGGCCAAGGCAGCCCATTGTAACAGTAAGTAAATATTCTTTACGAAATGGCTAGAATTGACCCAAATTCATCAACTATATAAACATTGGAAAAGGCTTGCTCTAAACAAGATGCAGTGAGTTTGACATAAGCACACTAAACGTCCATTGTACCTCAACAATGGGAAgaatttctcttctttcttcaagaCTTTAAAAGAAGCCTTAAAGCATCTAGGGTTGGGAAAGTCTGAATAGTTTGATATATTTCAAGTTGATTCGATCAAAGTAGACGCAAAGTGGGGTGAGatggatttttattttggcaATGGGTATAGATTATAGAGTAGTTATTTGTAGAGAATGAAAAGTAAGAAGAATACTTTTGTCTGAGATGTCTTTTTGTATTTCCTTAGTAGAAGAAGAGGGGGTGCTTCTTGTGAGGGTTGGATATTAGTAGCATTTGTGTTGCCTTATCCTTTAAGGCTCATCCTTATCCTTATCCTTTAAGCTAATTTTTGATGATTAAGGTAGTgatttttgttcaaaaatatgaaactatCAATTTGGTGCAAGAGGAAGTGCTCACTTTCTTGCCCACCAAATATTTGTGGAGACAATTTCCATATTGAAGGTGTtgacaatttattgaattgattatttggACTATGTTGATTATATGGACTAATCTAGCCCATTATGGAAGATATATCACTTAGGGAATTATATATTGGTGATTGGATTGAATATGATTACCCTTATCTAATCCTATGAATCAAGGAAGTTGGATTGGATTGAATCACTAAAGACTTAGCTACCAAGAAAAATTGTTAATCttgttcattattattatattgtattcaGATTATATAGTGGTTGTTTTATAGGGATTGTGATATATCTTCTTATGAAATCAAGTCTCAATAAACTCCATATAATTGAGAGACTTGTATAAGTTTATGTATGAAGAGAATTGAGCACTTAATCTATTCTAAATGATGAACTTTATTGCATGAGTGCATAGTTAAACCTTTGTGTTGTAGTTCTACTTGCTGAATTTACAGTGGTTAAATTTAGTAGTGAGAGTATCTACTCTTCAAGATGCAAAGGTGAGGAAAATTATTACGGGGTGTGATTGAGTAGGTTCACTTTGTGTAATTATTGAAGAAAGTGGATATTTCTCACTAAGTTAGGCTCCGTAGACGTGAAACAACCTTATTGTGTTATATTCTTTTTACTATATTTGTTTGGTTGTTCAAAGAGTGCCCACTACCTTAGGCACCACTTCACTTGAGCAGTTTGATTCTCAACaatgttttagttatttcaattttacttgGATGATAAGACTATATTATAGGAcaatttttggatgttttttATCCTGAATTATTATGAACCAAATTGAAGTATTTATCTCTACAAAATCTAATTTTGAAGGCTGCCTCATTGTGCATATAAATAAGCATCTTATTCGCATGTGGAGATGTGTGGTTCAAGagtttttatgatgattttgcTTGTATCTTTGTTATTAATTTACTCTTATATTTTGCACTCATTTGATAGGATTTATTGGAGAGTTTTACAGGTTGTATTGTGAGGGTTTTGGGTGAGTGATTTGTAACAAGTCGAGGTTATCTATTAGAGCTACAATTACTTCTTTGTGTAAGGGTAGATTGGGATTTAGCCAATAAGTTACTGGGtcaattattgaataaaatcatttacTGAGCGAGGCTTCGCAAAGTAGGATTGGTGAATCTGAACAATGCTAACAAATCTCTTGTGTTTATTTCTCCCATTCTCTTATTTGCTTATTGCTTGTGTTTTATTCAAACTCGTGTTTTGTTCTAACATCTTTCTGAACATATTGTTTGAACATCGAATTGAACAAATAGCAAACCAGGGttcttaaaatcattttatttaattggctCAAGTGCAACAATTGTGTGAAAGTGGCTCCAGTCAATTTTTTGATTGACTTTCTGAAAACCACCAACTCCATTTATCTAGTGTTTTCTTTGATCAGTAGCTACACTCTATACCTACAAATAAGAAGCgtataaagttaatattttgttttgcattAGATAACATAGGAAATGTTTGAGATTGGACATctgcatataataataatggagTTCTTTCATAGAACCACCAATTTGTTGGATCTACATAAATTATTGTTGCTTGTAACCTAAAAATCGTATTATGATATAAAGAATATTGCTGTTAGAGGTTTTATTCAGTAATGgtcaattataaaatatttatacgtGAACAAATTTATATAAGAGATTTGTAAACTAATAGTTAACATTTTTGAATCAACACTTCATTGCAGTGGCATTCTAAGCCACTTCTCAAAATTGACATAGTGCCAAAGAGGATAAAGTAGagcaaaaattatatatttggtTTTTCCAAATTGAGTgcttaagattttgaaattaaagAACATGATAGTTtacaataataagaaaaaaaatatgccTAAAAGAAGTAAAGAAAGGGAGCGTGCCATGTAACGACTcgattttcaatggtgtcgaaaaATATGGTTTCGAAACCTCATTTCTGTAAATTGAGTCTGTAGATATTAAATAGGGATATTTACAGAGATAGCATATAGATGAATTGgaattcaattaagttatttagtcgaaattatggttaattatggcctaaggactaaattgtaaaagttcaatTGCTATAGATTTTAATTGGGAAAAAACTTGAGGacttaaattacaattatccaaaggactaaaatgactGATAGACCAATTTTAAATAGGTAATACTAGAATGTAAAGATGGATGGCAATGAAGTTAATTaatcaaagattaaaatataagaaaaatatagtttaaaagttaataaagattaattaaataataatcataatatataagTGAAATTGGTGGATGGAGAGATGAAAAACTCATCTTCTCCAATTGGCCaagagaagaaaaacaaaaaggggacaccatttttgaattttaaagctTTCAGccattcaattcaaataagttcttagccatttttctttaatttttatagattttttatcatgaaaacttgatttagctagcacatttatcaaaatttctaattgttGAAGTTTTGATAAGGTGCCATTGTTGATAACTGAATGAATTAGgtgtgaaattgatagaaaacaaacttagtttatgaaaatgactaaattgtaaagcttaattgttagttttgtacattaaggaacaaattgaataaaatgaaaaaatgttaCGAAATTTCAGTAGGAATAGAAAGTAGAAGGTCCCTAATGAgtgtatgtgaaattgaattttaattcaaagCTTTAGATCGAAAGTTATGCTTGTCTCAggtttgggactaaattgaataaattacaaaatatgtttggctttatatttaaatatgatttgtatagaatttgatattgtttcATTGTTAATTATTTTCTGTAGCTAAAGACGACGCAAGTCAATTGAGAGGAAAATGAAAGGCGAAAGCCAACGACAAGTGACGCGAGCtttcggtttgtatttctatgattcaggatcaatttaattattacatgtttgtgatattttgcATAATATGGCATTGAGGTGAATTTAAATGATCATTTGAATGGAATTGATATGTTTGAGATTGAATATCAAGATagtggactaaattaaatagaatagaaatttgcatgaattaattGATATGTATTTTTTGATATGGAATTGAGCTGAATGTGTTATATGATATGCCGAAATAGTGAAATTGATAATGAATTGAGATAGAAAGAATGTGAATTGATCTATacgatgaaattgaaatttggttaccctattaactgtttgGCCAGAGTcagatataattggcatgcaaTAGGATAGATTGAGTACATGTTACTTTGACTATAAGTTGATGAGTGATGGGTGCATTTTCGTTTGGATGTTTCGATAAGTGCTGGGCACAACATTTAATTTGGTTATAACGATGAGCACTAGGTACAATCTATTTACTTCGAACATTCAGATGAGGTACTGGGTGCCAAATTAGTGCGGTGGTTGGGATTTGTATATCCGTTCAAGtctgagtcatgttaataggggatATAAGTTGTGAATTGATTGATCGATGCTcgaaaatgattaaatgttatgaaactatactacatgtatatatatgaggtATTTGGTTATCGATAATATGTGAAAGATCATGCGAATTGGTTATATGAGCCTAGAGAGCCAAAATAGAATTTGACGAATCAATTGATTCGATTTGGAAATGATTCATATCTATATTGTTATGATCAAATATcgtaaattgaatataattatgaaCAATGTCACACCCCAATTCTTAAGTAGTTAATGTTAGTTTTTTAACAAGCTTGTGAAATAACATAGTGGTTAAGTAGCTTATGAAATTTCCTTGTGAACCAAGTTCAAGTCTCCATGCTCtcaattttttgtaatttttggacaAAAACTTGGTCAACTTAAGCATGCAAACCGTCCTTGCATGTAACCTccctattcaaaattttttatcttcCTTTTTCAATTCTATTCATGTTATGTTTTTGAAACTCCCATGTTAATTCACCTTCAATACAATCTAACTCCCTTGTCTCCTCATGAATGTCATGttggaattttaaattttgaatttgaattggaATTGGTTGTGCTTGGTTGTGCCATTATTGCCATTTGCTAgcaatttcttttgattttgtcaTATAATTCTGTCATTTCCTCCTCCCTTTCAACCACCGTGAGCCACCATCTCTTGGAAGTATTTCACtactttttactttatttttctttttctgtttgtcATCTATTAATTCTCCTCCACCTCTATTATTTATGCACCACCACTTGCCGCCTATAACCACCTTGTGTCACTACTCTTCGCCAACTTTCTCCTTTGCATCGCCTCTCTTAaccattctttcttttctccttttcctattcttttcattttcatttcatttcttttgatTAAAACAAATTGTCGTCCCTCTTCCATTCTTTTTCAATTCATCTTTTTGATTAACCACTGCTGTCCACCTCTATACACCACCGTCCGTCGCCgataattatgtatttttatttagcactcctttcttttcttctactATCTccataacatatttttttaatgttatgaatttATCATACTAATTTCTTCATCTTGTGGGTTGTAAATTTTCACATCAATTCCGAACAAATCCTCGATTATGTCATAGTGTTGCTCCAACTCACCTTTAGTATCTAAAAATGTAAGTATTTAAAGAAGTAAGTTTGATTCTGTATTAAGTTTTTGATTTTCATTGATGGTCGAGTGATCATGCTAACCACGAATTATTTTGGATTGAAGGATTCTTTACTGACGTATCAAATCAATCACAAATTCAAggagtaattaaataataagttgTTCAAGTATTTGTGACAAGGAGTTTACATGATTTAGATTGGTGATTTTGGATCGTTTATCAAAGGTGTGTGTTTTATCTCGTGCGATAAGTATAAAAcatgttttgatttttgattgattaaataatgtgaaaattttttcAAGTAACATAAAGTGGCCGAATGTGCCAAAAGATTTTTGAGTTGAAAAAAAAGGTAAGTATCATATTTTGATCTGTTTAATGATTGTTATGTGATTATTGATAAGTTATGATTTGTTTTAATTCTCATGGCATGTGACATTATGGTAGTTATGGTTAAATTGATTTGTTATCATTGAAATTTGACACATCTATTTTGCAAAACATGGAATCTCATGTTttctgatttttgttaaatatctGATTGTATGTTAAACATGCTTATTGCTCTGAATCTATATTTGCAGGCCATAtcacattgcatggggttgggatgaTATTGTATAAAGGAAGTTCTGGCAGTTTAATGATTTACTCTATCTAGTGTTTAACCACATTTCTGTTCTGACAGCTTGACTACGAATTTGGTGGCAATGTCCACATTTATCTATTGGCATGTTTTGGATGAatgagttttggggaactctatttggtgtgtagcggagttgggtaagaattttctaaaaaatttgcattacttttctgaaaattttgccTTTTCTGAAAATTTGTGTTAAAACTCACACTAGGCTTCCAAGCTcaccttttattttccaaatCTTTTTAGATACTACTCGTGGCTAGAACTTGGATAGTATATTAGAGGGAGTCTCTTggaataaaatttgataaaagtatTTTATGATTAGCTGGGACTTGTTTGGACTTTGAactgttttgatttattttgaacTATGATATGAGAATTTTGTTTTGGTAATTTgatttcatgcataaaatatgaattttaaattgtttaattatttattttagtgaacaaaatgttttataacattaaaaatatttttaaagaaaaatacaaaattttcatttattctaCTGCGAACTTTAATTTGAGTTACAATGTAAATTTACTTAAatcaaacatgttttaataaaaatatcaatgacaactttttcattaaaaatgagtattgttttcaaaaagatgagttaaacataattaatttagaagTCATTTCTTGTGGTCGTTGTAGCTTTCGGGATTtggccataactcctaggctgggtttgggaggttacaaaCACTATTGGCACTAGTATGTTAATATGATATGCTTATTTgattggttaattgaattatGTATGGCTTGATTCATAAGATATAAATGGTACTCTTAATAGCATATGCTgattgatttattgaataaaaattagcATGAATGACATATGAATTAGGTGATAATAGAATTTGTATTTGGTGTATGCAAGTGATATAAGCTTATATTGCAttgacttgaatcatgaaaaTACCACTGAATTTTATTGCTTAACGTACGATTTGTTTTTTGTGTTCAGGTATAGGTACATCTTGAGGTCCCGAAAAGTGATTCTAGCATACAAGGAGCGATCCCTAACTCAACAATGTTTGTAAAATTCTCTTTTGCTTAGTATATGACATGTATGTAGATTTTAAGTcgattttgtataaaaaatggTCGGTTTTTAAAATTGCTTGATTAATATTAACTTGAAGTGCTATTTTGGCATATTTTGGTATGAATGTTTTTCCGTATGTAATTGAATTGGCTGAAATGTGGATTGGAAATGTTGATTTGGTTATTTAGGCAATTGTAGTTTGGTTTCACTTTGGACCTTTCAGAAATAGAGAGTTATGTTATGACGAGTCTAGTTTGTATGTTGTGTCGCAACGAGAAACCCACATAGTCGCGACATCAATctgatattttaaaatctttacaattt
The sequence above is a segment of the Gossypium raimondii isolate GPD5lz chromosome 4, ASM2569854v1, whole genome shotgun sequence genome. Coding sequences within it:
- the LOC105767464 gene encoding cytochrome P450 76A2; its protein translation is MDLSPSFLLCFIVFASSALFLFIQRRNNSVTGKLPPGPPGWPIFGNMFDLGTMPHRTLTRLRDKYGQVIWLRLGAVNTMVILSTKAATEFFKNYDLTFAERHITEIMRAHGYHKSSVALAPYGSYWRVLRRLVTVDMLVNKRINETACVRRKCLDDMLGWIEDEASKIRGESNRNGIHVARFMFLLSLNLLGNLMLSQDLFDPNSKEGSEFFLVILRLMSLSGTGNIADYFPWLKWLDPQGLKRKMNKDLGKAIEIASKFVKQRMEDKKLSENNKRDFLDLLLEFEGNGKDEPSKLSDQNLNVFILELFMAGSETTSSTVEWALTELLCNLESMVKVKAELSRVVGPNKRVEESDIQNLHYLNAVIKETFRLHPPIPFLVPRRAMRDTEFMGYHIPQNTQVFVNAWAIGRDPEVWDDPLSFKPERFIGSKIDYKGQNFELIPFGAGRRMCAGVALGERVLHLVLGSLLHHFDWELGGNVTKETIDMRDILGVTMRKLEPLLAVPKMCLKSAG